In Sesamum indicum cultivar Zhongzhi No. 13 linkage group LG8, S_indicum_v1.0, whole genome shotgun sequence, the sequence GGTCCATTGCTTTatggaattttcaaaatgattctaaaatttaaaaagttcgACACATTTATTCTCTGTTATGGGatttatgggaccaaatgagtcgagttttcaaaatttaatattgggACCATCTTGAAAGTTCCACAAAGCATAGAGTCATgcatcaaattatatttcttaattttggtatcaatttaaaaatccCTAATGcagaagattaaaaaaatttaaacccaatttatgaaactaaaagtgtaatttcgcTGACAAGAATATATTCGCAACGCATGCAAGCAAATTAAACTAGGATCTCTCTATGATCAAAAACTTGGAATATAAGATGGTTGAAGGAAAAGCAGCTTCAATGCCACCCCCCATCACATTCCATTTCTATTACAAGCTTTTGCAATAAAACAGCAAAGAAACCTAATCGGATATTCAATTAGTACCTCGTTACAGACAACATCCTCTGTCGACTGCTTCACCATAGCCAGGTTTCTGTCTGGTTCGCCGGCATAGCCATGAACTTCTCCATCTCTGTACTGACTCTGTGGGCAATGTGCCCACTACACGGATTTTAACATGCAAAGGGAGTCAGAATTTCCTCAAATTAAGGTTCTGTTTGGAGGCATTTATGAATTCTTATGGTTATCAGAGTTTTAATTAAAGACTTACATTTTTAGCAGCAGCACTGAAAGCTTGCTTGTGAGTCATGTTGGGATACTCAATCTTCAGCCTCTTGATTTCTTCCCTGacatattgtaattttttgcaGTTATTGTGATTACAGACTCAAAATCCTAAGTCAATTTACTCAGACAGTGCTGATAATCAAAGTTTTGTACTTGATGAAGTGATTGTAGGCAGACGGGGCACGTTGTTTCTTCTCCGGAGCTGTACAATATTCCATCCTTGTAATTAGATCACAAGAATTCCAACAATTGTAAACAAAAACGACTACCGTCTTGCTAGAATAACGACATCTCTTACGTTTATGGATAACTTGGTTAGAATCTTCGTCAACTTCTTCATCTGACGAGAAAGAGAGTGGAGGAAAACATCCAATTGCCGCCTTCTTGTCAGCAAGCACTTCCTCAGAGCAAACCTCCCGTTTTGGTTGTACCTAAACGATGATCAGTATGTAAGATAAACAGTAGCAAAAGTTAACGTTAGATATGTACGTATATGCTTAATGTAAGATTTTTTAGGTCCGAATTCATTTTACACCAGAAATTAACCAATCAAGAATGGGGAACTAATGAAACATAATAAGATTTCACCGTGTGTTCCTGGTGGCTAAGCGACGAAAAGAGATGCAACGGGACTAGACGGGCCGTCATCATGTTGACAGAGAGGATTCTGGTGCAGTGGCCACATTTCACTGTCACCACCATGGATAAGCTGCTGCATGGAACACTAACCTGCAGGTCGAAACATTCGCAGTTTAATCAaccaagaaatgaaattttttctttgattaagATCATAGATGAAGCGAATGTTTGATTACGAGCAAGATGGTACTGCAAAATCCACATTTGACATAGCAAATTTGGTCCTGGAGATCAAGCAAATTGTCCAAAGTCGACATACTTAAAGGGAGAAAAGAGCAGGCAAGGAGTGTAGGAATTAAGAGCAAAGTGAAATGAAACTCAACCAATCTAACAAGAAATTTATAGAGAGGGACATGCAGGTATCACTGCAAAACAAACCATTAACTCTATTTCCATTGATATTTTTCGTGGGAAGTTGCAATTTCATCAGTGCTGtatgtatgaatttattttagcaattttgtccaataatttaaaaaattttatacgtTGTAGATAAAAGTGATCGAAATTCACTAAAATAGCAAGAAAAATaccatttttattgttaaCGTGTGAAATCTTTAACTACAAAACAAACTTCCCAAAATGAATTCATACACACCCCAATACTTACAAGACTCCGTATTTTTATGTCATAAAGACAAAGATTTGACCCATGTTTTCAACTGGTCTCATGCATTCAAGTCAATCACCTGTCTAAGTATTGACAACCGATGGTTACATGGGAATTTCAGATCCAAGAAcggaagaaagagaagaaagtcTACAAGTCTTCCAGGGACACCTATAAATGAAGAGATACCTATTTGTTTCAACTGTAGTTTTCTCCGAATTTAAGCTCCCCACCTGTTTGTGCCTGCATGCAGACAGCCATCTCAATCTGTTTAATTTCTTTACTGCTTTTGAGGGTGTGTGTGAGTTTCTAGAACAAGGAAAGTTCTGCCATCTTCAAATGTTGTCTTTCctgaaacaaagaaataataattgatttctgAGAAGTAGTGCTTCAGTTTCCCATTTCCTCTGCTAATACTTTGGTATCTTGTCATCGATCCTGGCCTTTTCTTTGCATTTCTTTATGATCCCACGTGCATTCAACCTCAGGAATCTGTCAACCAATTTACTGTAAGGAAATTCAAGTATGAAAAGATATATCAgctcaaaatttcatttttaattgtatcatttttctttgctGAAATTAAGGTTTTCAAAACTTACCAGGGAAACTACAATTTTGGTTCAGGTAAGTATGGGAGTGGCATTTCGTCCTATACGAgtctaaatttgataattttatcttataattttaaaaaattcgtACATTGAGAACAAAAATGGTCATAATTTGCTAAACTGGCCGAAAGGTGTATGCCGTGACATATACTAATCAACTTAATTGGGTACACTTTTTGAAGATTTGAGCAAATTTTGGccaattttgtttgaaatgtgcaaaaaatttatattaaaaaataaaattatcaaaataaattcgtATTATGGCTAAAATTATCACTCTcatacttattaatttttttaatttttgtggaCTAGAGGTAGATTTtcttagaaattaaataatcaagtTTTAAGTGTTAATGTTTtacattgaattttttagttatttgttcattttctttcttcaaatctACTTAGTGtgtacataaatattacaaattcaagtaaaaatattgtttaaaataagtataaatgCGATGTAAATATACATCTATATAGTATGTTAACACATGATTTAAGAATAGAGAAAGAACATGCAACTATGAAAATTTACTTAGTCATACAAAATTATGCGATAACTATGTTTCAATGGAACCATGTGCATGGAACTACCACTGTAAATAAACCATGTACCTTTTTGTTAGATATGCTGTCATATTCCATTCACAtgagattttaatatttctagcTATGATGgcaaaaattattcaacctGGCTAGCCATCTAAATCGAACTTCAATCTCATGACAAAGTCACGACTTTGACAGAAATATCCAAACAGCTACGTAGCTCGAACAGCCTGTAGGTTCGTAAACCAGCCTTATCTTGCGGTCAGGAGGCGGACTCATTTCATGCACGTAATCTGGCACCAGCTTCGGCTTGTCAAGTATCATCAGGTTCTTGCGAACCAACCTTTAGTTCGTACTGTACAATCTGCGCATCTGGCTGCTAATGATGCAGCTTTCTGACTATCCTAAAATAATCAGCTTGTAATGCTAAGATCCCGTCTGGTTCTCATGAAGCAATGGTAGTTTGTTCTTCTAAAGCAGCAGTACCCTCAACATGTCGATCATCTGTATCTTGTCCTTGTAATGCTGCTTCAGCTAGCACTTTTAAGTTGAGATCGGTTTCTGGTTGTGAAGCCACTACCTTTTCTGCTTTTGATGAAGCCTCTGGCTCGGCTACACCACCCTCAGCCTGTTCTTGTCGAGCGACATCAACTGCTACCAGAAGTGCATCATTATTTTGGAGCAAGACAGCATTTTCTTCTAATGCTTGTTCCTGCGCTCTTGCAACATGGACGTGTGCCCGTAGAGCTGCTTCCTGTTGTCGTAAAGCAGCATTGTGTGCTCGTAAAGCCGCCACTTCCCTTCTCACTCGCCATATTCGGAACCTAAGCCACcatatgtgtatatacatCTTGCATAACATCGTTGTGTAAGGAAGGACAACCAAAATGATGGAAGCAAAATCAATCCATAGTCTGATCTTGGTGATTTCTAACCTTGGATGCCCTGAAAATTGGCACGTTAGGTTATATTTTCAGACGAAATTTTAGATTaagtaatttatcaaaaaaaaaaaaatgacttggGTTAGGTTAGATCCATGTGCTTGTTCCTGCGCTCTTGCAACATGGACGTGTGCCCGTAGAGCTGCTTCCTGTTGTCGTAAAGCAGCATTGTGTGCTCGTAAAGCCGCCACTTCCCTTCTCACTCGCCATATTCGGAACCTAAGCCACcatatgtgtatatacatCTTGCATAACATCGTTGTGTAAGGAAGGACAACCAAAATGATGGAAGCAAAATCAATCCATAGTCTGATCTTGGTGATTTCTAACCTTGGATGCCCTGAAAATTGGCACGTTAGGTTATATTTTCAGACGAAATTTTAGATTaagtaatttatcaaaaaaaaaaaaatgacttggGTTAGGTTCAGACAGATCCATGTTTCTACGATTTTCATGTTTCCCTTACAATGAGTTCAAAGAGAATTTTTACACGGTTATCAACTAGAGATTATCATGTTATACCAATATAAAGATGAAGTTCGGTCTTATCAACACAGTGATGGTTGTTCTTGCCACATTAcaactaacaaaaatattgttaccTGAAAAGTCATAAACCACAACTTTTAGGAAAATCTCTACGACTAAATCTACTTAGTCCCCATGGATGTTGTTAGCCCTCTTTGCTAAAAGATATATCAAGCACTGTCCTTACTAATGTTCTGCTAGGAGACACAGGtatacctttttcttttgaaccATTCAACACAACATGTAAGACAATTAGGAGATGACCATTGCATATAGGCATGCCCTGCTGTGTGATATTGCAATTTAAACTTCTACCAAAATAACTGTTCATGgtcatgataaaattaatatcaaggaaaagaaggaagaaatgTGAAGAAATCATCTTTGTCTCTTTCCGTCAGCTCAATttgttaaaatgaaaaaaaaaggggggggagGGGTGCGGGGGTTGAGGTTAAGTGCAGAAGTACCTGGTGGAAGAATGCTATGATATAAGTGCAAGAGAAGACTCAGAGTACACTGCCATAAGAAAGATACAAGTCAATTAGCTGCAGAAGAGTTCAAGTAATGTCGACCCACTGCAAAACATAGTATCGAACTTCTTCTAATCGATGTGTTTAAGTTAAGCAGTTTCAAAAGATATAACTCATAAattcaagatggaaatatTTACAAGTCAACTTCAGACTCCTAGTAAATTCAATAGTACGATTTCAAAGAGGAATTTTAGTTAGTTAAGATGAACTTACTGCTACCAAGCGTACTCTCTGAAAGTTGAGCCTAATTCTCTCTGGATGTCTTATCAGATCAACCATCACTCTCTTCATAAAACCTGGTGCACTAATAACTACCATGATCAGTGCTTGCAAAAGATTCCAGATGTACACATGCAAAAAGGGCCCATGCTTCCAAAGATAAAAGTTGAGTATCTGCAGAGAAAGGAAGAGGAAAGGAGTTGGCATAGTTGAAACAATCTCACAACAAAATGCACGGAGAAGCTTCAAAAGTGCCGAGTCATTGTCAATATTTCACTTGTCATGTGAAGCACTAGGCACTAATCTCCTAATCCGTAAAATGGGCAATAATATAGCAGTACTCTCAATCAACCCAAGCATACAAGAGatcaaaagataataaacaataatgtAAAGGAAAAGGGTAATAGAGTTGAAAGAGTTGCTAGTTGAACGCTAGGTTTTACAAAATGCGTTCATCAGGGAACGAATAGCACAATGTACCAGGAAACAGCCTTCCATTCCTTTAACATAGAAGCGGTTGTACTGCTCAATGTTTTTTAGGACCACAACAACTTCATCTTCTGTCTTATGGACTGCTGATACTTCAGGTGCCAGCTTACTAATTGCACTGCTGCAGAAGGGGCATCTGCATCTTTGAGGTCTTGACCGATATTCCCATAATTGCAAGATACAACTGCCTGGACATTTTAAGCGAGCAATCATAAAGTTGTGTACGCATACTGCTGATGGGATTCTATATATTGGATGCCATATAATCAACATAACTAAAGAAGTTAACagtaaaagaaataaacacaAGAACAGTTCCAAGGATAATCCATGCATGTGTGGTAGATAAATATGGATGCACTAAGATTAAAAGATctcctttaactttttgatggcaaaatagaataaaagtaAATGAATCCACAAAATGCAATAGGTATATTTATAAGGCTTCAAATAATTGTCCAGACccagaaaagataaaatatgtAAACCTCATCAAGAACCTTTTCCAACATTGTTACCAACTGACAAGGCACTAAATGTATTCTATGAAGAGGCTAACTCCAAAGTTCTTTGCTATCTATTTTCTATCTTCTCTAAAATGAAGAAGCTGTTTTACACTTTTCTACCTCCTTTCTTCAAAACAAGGGATGCAGCCAATTGAGATTCAAAACATAGATTTGATGAGACTCTTGAAAAACCTGTCTCATCTCATTCATTTACGTCATTCTCGAATCCTGAAAGAATAGAGAATTTTTATCTACTAACATGTACTTTTACCGCTAAAACCGGAAAATCTTTGAGTGCAATATCTTAAAACATTCAATGTACTATATAGTACCCCGTAAAGGGAACATGTGAAACAAAGAACCCAAACCCATTCGTGTTAATTTAGTATTGACTTCCATGCCAAAACGAAATTAATATCCAACCATTCACACAAGAAAACACAAAAGTGGAAAAAGGAAGCTACCGCAAAACCAGTGGCCACAGTTTGCCTTGCAAGGTACTCTAAACTCCCCAAAACATATTGGACAGCAGTCATCTtctggtggtttctccctaTTGTATCCTGTCtccttcttctcttctctacTGGTATTATTCTCTTTTCCACGAGTATTATTCTCTTGTCCACAACTGTTGATGCCTTCATGCATCTCCGTTTGATCCCCAACCTCATCTCTTTGTTTATCTCCTATCTTATTATTAGAAGCGAACATTTTTCCACCTCCATTTCTCTTGTCCAATGCATTACCAGGGACTGCCACTTCCGTTTTCATTGCCTGGTAATTCATCTTATTATTAACAACACTGGTTTAGAATTCCCAGAATTTAACTCCCCTCTATCACTCGATTTCCATTTTAATCGCAAAGGTGAGGTTTCTTAAATCCCCACTCAATTACATTGCCACATTTCACCTTTCTCACCCCAGTTGTCCTCCTGTCTTCCCACATCTTCATGCAAACGACTGCATAAAGCGACATGATTAATCCGGAGAATATCGGTAGgcaagagagaaagaagataaGTATACAGAGAACAGATAGAGATTAACATTCCTAAAAACATGTTGAGGGTTGGAATCACCAACAAATACATTATCTCAGGAAATTAGCTTGGATTGCTTATAATCGCGCACACCATTTTTGCTGCTCAAGACCGAACACGTGCTGTGTCCAGAAAACACATTCAACCCTCCCAAAGGAGACAAAATTCAGAAACTTTATtgcaaattcaagaaatttttttaacataaaccCCAGTTGGGGGGAAAAAAGTTTTTCCATTTTCGAGAGCAATAATTCATCTTTGCATGGGAAACATAACACACCCGTTCAAGCAGAATTCAAATCCAGAAAAACTAAGCACAAAAAAATGCACTGTTCCAACAGAACAGTTAAGATAGACGATTTCCCAAGAACCTGAAGCAGGAATATGCGTCGCCATCACTCATACCAAAAACCCAAAATTTATTCCTCGAAAGAATCGAACAATAAATCAACAATCTTCAGAAAGGACCAATCTTTCAAACATTACGAAACACCCCAGTTATCCAGATCGAAAATCCATctcataaaatcaaaattcccCCACCCCTCCAAAACCCATTAAATGGGATAAATTACCCTTCACAGAATCCCAGATACTTACACAAACACATCAAAACTCCAATTGAAAAAAGCGTTGGAGTGCCAAAAGGCAAGCGAGGAAGTGAATATCGGAATTGATAGCACGTACAAAGTGAGAATGGGAAAGAAGGTACATCAAAAACAGGGTAGAGTACAACATTTGATTTCACAGAAGCTGAACGAGCGGGAAAATAGCTGCTATGGTTCACAACCTCCAAATTGCCCCAACTTTACTCTTAGAATGTCCGGTACTCTAGCTACCCGCAAATTCCAACCTGAAAATGCCATTCTtttgcttatttattttatctaaattacaCTTTGCACCCTCAAAAGTGTTGCATAATTCGTATTCACTATCCTAAAGTTTAAAAAGTGACAAAAGCATCCCTCCTTTCAACACCCGTTAAAATTTtgggtaaaaaatattttgctccCCGAAATATGGCTGTTTTCgattttgtcatttattttttttttttttgcttcaaTTTATCATACCAACTATACGAGTTTTTCAaagatatatgtaaaattttccatcaaaaATCTAAATCTAgcatattttttagaaataaaaaatattcttacagcaaagaatgaaattaaatataaaatttaataaaaaccatgagcaatattttaaaaataaggaagattttttaatatattcactGCATACGATAATTTTTCGATAGAAACTTTTACAGTAATGTGGTTGTTTGATGGTGATTGTGTAGTTGGTattgcaaattaaaataaaaaaaattaaatagtaaaatataaaaatagctATAACTCAgaggataaaatattttaatcctAAAAATTGTGCATAATAGTTGATGTGGCACTAACAAATTTTACTAAGATGAAAATAGCCTTGAATAAACACTTGGAGGGTAAATATGATTAATGACATACTTAAAAGGTgcaaagtgtaattaatcctattctttaattaattttaactcaTATGTATGTTGAATTGacttatattttaagtattttgtaaatgaaaatttcaagaatttgaatttcgaTATGAATTAAAAAGGGCTGATTTTTCGTTTTAAGCATAATTGTAGATTAATCAATCAAAAAGGGCTTATTGACTTAAAATAGTGTTGGGGCCAAAATGCTAAAGGAGTTGTAAGTTTAGGGGAACATGTGctttaaaattacttttaggGGGTCATCTTCTGAATTGCTAAAACGTTGGGGGTTGAGGTGTAATTTCTCCGCATTTGTAATCGTCCAACTGAAATTGATCATAATTGAACTTTGTTTAACGCAGagctatctctctctctccctacTCCGGTTCCGAGAATCCAGCACCCTTCACAATCATACCTCAGCGTACGATCAAGGGTTTTGTGAATATTCTTCTTGGCATTTTTCTCTTCTGGGATTCTATGTTCCTCGGCACATATCAGGAAAAACATCCTTGGAGGCTTGTATGAAACACTGATTCCAAGAAAATCGAGGTAAAATGCTCAAGAGTCAATCTTCGCCCCCAATTCTTGTGCTGCTCTATGTAATTATTTCCAGACATGGATTTTACATAAGTTACATACTGTTAATTTTACATAACTTATATGTAAATGAGTCAACTTCCAGAGTGCGATTTCCAAGTAGGTCGTGGAAAggagtttttttttgtgtgtgtgtgtgtgtgttgcgTGGAGGTTATGGGCGTTGCGGATTGGGCAGGAGttcctttttccatttttcttttggtgaAACATATAAAGGTTGTGAGGAatcttttatttccttttaatAAGGAGATGGGAAGGAAAATGCCAGTTGTATTTGACACACTAGCATTCTAAGCATTGCTGTAGTTGTTGTGGTTGCCCTTGACAGTTTTAAAGAAGTTCCACACAAGAATTTGGGGCGGTTAGTAACTAAGCTGGAATCAAGAAAGTTGGTAATAGTGGCTGGATAGTCCCTGCTAAAACTGTAGTACAATCAAGTTGAAGAAGTTGAGAAATGGTACGGTCGTCATCAATTGTGGAGTGAATGCAACAAATTCTTACCTTGTTCTCGGTATCCCGTAAGTATCTATAGGGGGCGGCATATGAGTTGATTCTAGAGAACTTGGTAGTGCACGTGGTTGTGATCAATGGTTCACAATTTGGGTTACCATAGAGTCATATTTGAGTCAGCTATGACCATTGTAAAATGATGCGGATTGTGTCCTGTTTATGTATTATGCATAAGCAGTGGGGTAATTTGGTCTTGTTTTAGACCCATGTCAATTTGTTGTAGAATCTGACTATATTATAGGTTTAATTGTGTTGCTGATAGTCTCCCATACATAGAACAGTACAATAGAAGGCTTTGATGTTGGATTATAGTTTATGTTCATCCaacttttgatgttttttcCTTGCTTCATTGAGATAGGTTTGTTGGCCGACTTTTATTTGAGATTAAGTTAGCTGAAGTTATATCATCCATCTGGCACTGGATTGATCTGATCACTTAgttataaaatgttttgaaGAGTATGAAATAACCATGAGATTCGGAACAGGACTGTTAAATTGTACTTGGTGGCGGTCATGGCAGCTGACACAACGGCCCCAAGTTATTGGTTGAATTGGAGGTTCTTACTCTGTGCAATATGGATCTTAGTAGCTATGATGATTGCAGCACTTTTAATTTGGAGATATGAAGGGCGTAGCAAACCTAGATACCGACAAAGTGGAGATGAACAGGAAGCAGCAGGATGTTTGTATGATGATGAAGTTTGGGGAACTTGTTCGAAATCAATCCATCCCATTTGGATGCTTGCTTACAGGATAGTTGCATTCAGTGTACTACTTGCTTTGCTTCTTGCAGACATTATCATCCATAGTGGCcgcaaatattatttttacactcAGTAAGGCGtcttcattttgtttcttcatctTTTGGCCTAAAATTTACTCTTTGACAAAGCCCAAATTGAGCATTTGAGCAATTCTTTTCAGTTGTATTCTGTGGTTTTCCTTAGCTTTTGTTCTATTCGGTTGTTGACTTGGATTCGTAGCTTTCTTTCGGAAATTCTATGGTTCATGCTTATAGACACCTTTGGAAgaacttattatttcaatcaCTTTAATCTTTTCACTATCCGCAGCATTTGTTATTTTGTAACGCAGTGTAGTTTCTTCTTGTCTAGCTATATTACTCCATTTCCATGACTGTCTTCCCATGAAAAATTTCCATTTCAGCTAATAAGGGAAAACTCGCCATTATATACTGGAACACTTTGCTTAACCATGACTAGATTTGGAACTTTGTGAAACTCCAAACAATATCCAGATGATGTTAATTGTGTCTCTAATGTGTTACTTTTCCCTCACTCTTTTCTGGTCAAACAGGTGGACGTTTACTTTGGTCACCCTTTATTTTGGGGTATGTGCTCATTTCTACGGGCTGCCTCtactttttatactttatGTCAACTAAAGGCTATGAATTATGTAACCGAATTTTCTCCATTAAAGTTTTCTGTGTTAACTATATGGCTTTCTGGACTCAATCTATCAGTTCTATCCTACACTTTGCAAGATCAGATATTTTATGGGGtttggttggatttttttagCTTGGGTCTTCGCTCTCAATTCATGGATGTCTACGTTACCATCGTGAAGCGGAATCAAGAAGGCACTATTGTGTTGGTCCAGATGCAGACCATGGCTCATATGTACCACTCGGGGAAAATGCAGATCTGTCAAGCATGACCGGAAGCTCTAACCATCATGGTGAACCTAATTGGAGAACTGCTGCATCAGCTTGGGGATATGTCTTCCAAATAGTTTTTCAGGTAATTGTTCTGAATATTCTTAAATATGTATTGTTACTATTCAGATGGAATTAATGAAGATGAAAACTTGTTATACCGTGATAgcttcaatttcatttataatttggtCAAGATTCACTGTGCTTATCCTATTTCTTGTCCATTTCTTTTACTTCGGGTATAGATGTGTGCTGGGGCTGTGGCGCTCACAGATATAGTCTTTTGGTCAATTATTTACCCGTCTCTCATTACCAGAAATTACAGATTAACTTTTGTAAGTATAATACTTTCAAATCTATATTTGTTGCGTGTTTTAATTGTTTCAGCATAACAGTGCCAAGCTGAAAGAAACAACTTTCTATTTAAATGTAACTTGAGGTGCTTCATGGATATACATGAATTCAGTCTGCTACAATGTATGAGATATTCAAATCCCGACTTATCTATCTGAAATCCGAGCTTAAAATCGTTTCATGTTAGCAAATGTTGCTCGAGAAGAAAAACCTGCATATCTGGTGCAATGCTCGATCTAGAGCATTACTATAAGAATCCGAACCTAGCTGAATTATAATCCGTTTGTTATTATTTCGAATAAGGAAGATTTTCTGAACATCTTATGCAAACAATTCACACTTCATACCAACTTATTTGCCTTTTTTCAGTTATTGAATTGATTACTTACTGTCTGCAGCTGGTTCTTTGTATGCATTCTGTCAATGCTGTTCTTCTCCTCGGTGATGCAATTTTAAATTCCCTGGTAGTCCCTTATTGACTTGATTCTTTGAACTACTactattgaatatattattaatagaacTATAATGACTTCCAGCGGTTCCCCTTCTTTCGAATAGCATATTTTGTTCTCTGGACGtgtatttatgtcattttccAGTGGATAATCCATGCTTTTGTATCAATGAGGTATCTTTTCCCCTTTCCTTCCTGTATTGTTACCTTTAATACTTCCTAACAAACCTTACTCGTTCATCGTTTACGcaaaaaaaattccttattGCAACAGGTGGCCGTATTCTTTTCTAGACTTGTCATCTCCATATGCTCCCTTATGGTATGGACTAATTTCTTTTACCCTTTGTGCTTGATATGTAATCTCATATAACTCCAAATTCACACAGAGAATTTAGTCaatgttctttcttttctctcgcCTCTAACCAAATCTTACAGGTACTTTGCAATCGGGTTGCTGGTTTTTCCATGTTTTGGGATCTTTATCATCATATTCAGGGTCAAGCAATGCTATTTAGCAAGATAATATTTCAATGCATCGAATATGAGCCTACAATCTCTATATACATACACCTCCAACATGGTAGCAGCAATAGCTCATGTTGCTCCCAATTGACTGAAGGATGTACTGATAACTTGGATCATATGTATGTACTGATTGATTGCTGACAATGATTCACAAATTGTCACAGTGAT encodes:
- the LOC105168655 gene encoding axial regulator YABBY 4, which encodes MSTLDNLLDLQDQICYVKCGFCSTILLVSVPCSSLSMVVTVKCGHCTRILSVNMMTARLVPLHLFSSLSHQEHTVQPKREVCSEEVLADKKAAIGCFPPLSFSSDEEVDEDSNQVIHKPPEKKQRAPSAYNHFIKEEIKRLKIEYPNMTHKQAFSAAAKNWAHCPQSQYRDGEVHGYAGEPDRNLAMVKQSTEDVVCNEVHCFGNGFHDTKALKQCICRKPHF
- the LOC105168656 gene encoding uncharacterized protein LOC105168656 produces the protein MNYQAMKTEVAVPGNALDKRNGGGKMFASNNKIGDKQRDEVGDQTEMHEGINSCGQENNTRGKENNTSREEKKETGYNREKPPEDDCCPICFGEFRVPCKANCGHWFCGSCILQLWEYRSRPQRCRCPFCSSAISKLAPEVSAVHKTEDEVVVVLKNIEQYNRFYVKGMEGCFLILNFYLWKHGPFLHVYIWNLLQALIMVVISAPGFMKRVMVDLIRHPERIRLNFQRVRLVACTLSLLLHLYHSILPPGHPRLEITKIRLWIDFASIILVVLPYTTMLCKMYIHIWWLRFRIWRVRREVAALRAHNAALRQQEAALRAHVHVARAQEQAHGSNLTQMYIHIWWLRFRIWRVRREVAALRAHNAALRQQEAALRAHVHVARAQEQALEENAVLLQNNDALLVAVDVARQEQAEGGVAEPEASSKAEKVVASQPETDLNLKVLAEAALQGQDTDDRHVEGTAALEEQTTIAS
- the LOC105168273 gene encoding uncharacterized protein LOC105168273 isoform X2; its protein translation is MAADTTAPSYWLNWRFLLCAIWILVAMMIAALLIWRYEGRSKPRYRQSGDEQEAAGCLYDDEVWGTCSKSIHPIWMLAYRIVAFSVLLALLLADIIIHSGRKYYFYTQWTFTLVTLYFGLGSSLSIHGCLRYHREAESRRHYCVGPDADHGSYVPLGENADLSSMTGSSNHHGEPNWRTAASAWGYVFQIVFQLVLCMHSVNAVLLLGDAILNSLRFPFFRIAYFVLWTCIYVIFQWIIHAFVSMRWPYSFLDLSSPYAPLWYFAIGLLVFPCFGIFIIIFRVKQCYLAR
- the LOC105168273 gene encoding uncharacterized protein LOC105168273 isoform X1, whose product is MAADTTAPSYWLNWRFLLCAIWILVAMMIAALLIWRYEGRSKPRYRQSGDEQEAAGCLYDDEVWGTCSKSIHPIWMLAYRIVAFSVLLALLLADIIIHSGRKYYFYTQWTFTLVTLYFGLGSSLSIHGCLRYHREAESRRHYCVGPDADHGSYVPLGENADLSSMTGSSNHHGEPNWRTAASAWGYVFQIVFQMCAGAVALTDIVFWSIIYPSLITRNYRLTFLVLCMHSVNAVLLLGDAILNSLRFPFFRIAYFVLWTCIYVIFQWIIHAFVSMRWPYSFLDLSSPYAPLWYFAIGLLVFPCFGIFIIIFRVKQCYLAR